The Verrucomicrobiia bacterium genomic interval CTGCTTGGCCTGCGGGTGAGGTGTTGGATACCCCGCATCCATTTGGATGGAAGCGTTCATCTGCGCGCCTGCGCATTCATCTGGTTTTTTTCAGCTTGAATTCAACGAGAACCAAAGCGGCCATGCTCGATTACTGTGTTCCATGAAGCCTCACATTTGCATCTGTTGCGGCGAACCTATGGCCCAGGCGGCCAAATCACGCTCTGCCAACCCTAACCTGTGCGCCTCCTGTTCCAGCCTGGCAGACGGCACCGAAGCGCCCGGTGACATAAAAGGTCCTCTTCTTCAGCCGGATTCCAACCAAAGCCCCGGTGCCGTCGCTGAAGCGCCAACCAGATTGGCACGTCTCTCTATCGGAAGGCCGAGTTCCACGGAGCCCTGATCGCCGGGCTACAAGAGGTCGGCGCGCCTGGGCTTCGTCCCAGCGCTGCATGGAGTGAAATGCCCGGGCCGGCCTTGTTGCACCAGTGTCCGCTCCGCCTCTATGTCTTACTCCTCCGCCTACTCCTACTCCTACTCCTGCTCTGCTCCCACTCGCCCTCCTCGTAAGCCCCCTTTGGGAGTTCGCGGCGCCGGCGCTAGAAGTCGCCCAAAAAGATATTGACCTTGCCGCCGGGTTTCTTTTTATATTCCTCCCTGGCGGCCGGGTTCACCCCTTTGCCGCCGAATCAGAAGTGAACGGCCAAAGAGTCAAATTGAGCGGCGTTGCGCGGGCGGCTGTTATTTGCGTTCTGCTTTCTGCAACGGCTTCTCCGGGGCAGGAATCTGTTCGCATGTCCCTGGCCGGGGCGGAGGCCAGTGAGGAACGGCGCAAGGCCGCCGGTGCCCTGGCTGATTCCAATCTCAGGCTAGGCCCCAGCGCGTGGTCCTTCGATGCCGGGTTTGGGTTGGAGGCCAATGACAACCTGCGCGCGACACCGGTTGAGCGTGAGCAAGACCTGGTGTTTCGTCCCGAGGTGGACGCTCGGATGCGCCTGCCGCTCTCAGAGGTCAACACGATTGCCCTGGCCATCGGCGTGGGATACGACCTCTACGCCAGCCACTCGGAGTACGACCGTCCTTTCCTGACGCCGGGGTCGGAAGTGTCATTTGATGTTTACATCCTGGATTTGTGGCTTAACGCCCACGTTCGCTGCTCGATTGTGGAAAACGCCTTTCTCGATCCGACAGTCACCGGGATCGGCGATTACGAGCGACTCGACAACGCCGCCGGTCTTTCCGCTGTTTGGGACTTGAACAAGGTCATTCCCAGCCTGCGCTACGATCACGAGACTTTTATCGCGCTGGGCGGCTTGCACGGCCAGCCGAACGGCCAGGCCGAAACCTTCTCCGGCTCCGTCGGCTATGCCCTCAAACCAGGCCTCCGGGGCGGCTTCGAGGCCGGGGGCGCTCTTATTCATTACGATGCGACGCTTGCCAACCCGGCCTTCACCGATGGCACAGAATGGAACGTTGGCCCATTCTTCGACACCCAACTCACGGAGCACCTCCGCGCCCGTGTCAGCGCCGGGTACTCCTCGTTCTCGCCTCAATCCGGCCCTGGGGCGCAGCAGGGCGGAGCGTTCAGCGGCTTCTACTTGCAGGTGGGCGGGACGCATCGAATCAATCAGTATCTCGATTACACCCTGAGCGGGGGGCGCTCGCTCAATTTCGGTTTTTACGGCGGGATGCTCGATCAGTTCTTCGCGCGACTCGAGGCGGCCTGGCATCTCTTTCGCCATAGCGCTCTGTCCACCATGCTGAGTTATCAGCACGGGACGCAACTGGGGCCCGGCGCCGAAGTGTTCGATTGGCTCAACCCCGGCATTTCTCTCAACCGCGCCTTCGGCGCAAGGCTCACAGCGACTCTGAGCTATCAATATTATTGGCGCGGGTCGGATTACTCGGGGCGGGGCTACTCGGCGAACGTCCTGATGGCCTCGCTGGTGTGGAGGCTTTAAATGGGGCGAACTGTTCATCTGATGTCTTGCATGAATCTTCAACGCGAGCCGCGTCGAGCCCATTGCGGCGGAATGGGAAACCCCCGAGCGGGTTGCCAGCCGAATTGCGGCGCTTTCCTCACGCTGCTTTTATTGTGTCTGTGCGGGCATCTCGTGGCTTTGGCCCAGAGCCCAACCGGGCCGGCGCCTGCTGCTCCCGCCATCACGTCGAGCACCAACCCGCCGGCTGACCCAGCGCAATCCAACCCGACCGGGTACGTGCCGGACGATAAGTACAAACTGCGGGCCGGCGACAAGGTCAGCCTGCAAATCCTCGAAGACCGCGAGGCCCCGAAGAGCCTGGTCATAGCCGATTCCGGCGAATTGGACGCTCCTTATGTGGGGCGCACCATGGCCGCTGACAAGACCTGCAAGCAACTTGCCGCTGAACTCAAGGCCCAGCTCGAAAAGGAATACTATTACCGGGCGACGGTGATCCTCTCGCTGGACGTGGCCAACAAGTTTCTGGGCCGCATTTATGTTTGGGGCCAGGTCCGCAACCAGGGGGCCATCGACCTCGCGATGAACGAGAACCTCACGGCCGGCAAGGCCATCTTGCGGGTGGGTGGCTTTGGCGACTTCGCAAATAAAAAGAAGGTCAAAATCATACGCGCCGGCCTAAAGGGGGCGGGCAAGCAGACATTCGAACTGAACATGGCGG includes:
- a CDS encoding polysaccharide biosynthesis/export family protein codes for the protein MGNPRAGCQPNCGAFLTLLLLCLCGHLVALAQSPTGPAPAAPAITSSTNPPADPAQSNPTGYVPDDKYKLRAGDKVSLQILEDREAPKSLVIADSGELDAPYVGRTMAADKTCKQLAAELKAQLEKEYYYRATVILSLDVANKFLGRIYVWGQVRNQGAIDLAMNENLTAGKAILRVGGFGDFANKKKVKIIRAGLKGAGKQTFELNMAEILEEGKTEKDLVLLPDDLIIVPSRLINF